TGATTTTTGCAGGATCCTTTGATTTTCAAAGCCAGTGAGCTGCGCAAATACTTCAAAACAGGAGATCACGCCAGAGTGTTGGCTGGTCGTTACGAAGGCGAAACTGGCCTCATTATTCGCGTCGAGCCTACAAGAGTGGTGCTCGTCTCCGATCTAACCAATCACGAGTTGGAGGTGCTGCCAAGGGACTTGCAACTGTGCTCGGATGTGGCCACAGGTGTGGATTGTCTCGGCCAGTTTCAATGGGGAGATATGGTGCAACTGGAGTGAGTTTACGAATGTAATGACTTGCGAAACGGATcttaaaagaattttatcatAACAGTTCCCAGAATGTGGGTGTCATAGTGCGTTTGGAGAGGGAGAATTTCCATGTCTTGGGCATGAATGGCAAGTGCATCGAGTGCAAGCCAACTGCATTGCACAAGCGAAAGGAGAACCGTCATACGGTGGCTCTGGATGCAGATCAAAACCAAATCCGCCGGCGCGATGTAGTCAAGGTGATGGAGGGACCCCATGCAGTAAGTTATTCGATTTTATCCAATCTGTAGTATGTGTAAAGTCAAATCTTTTAGGGACGTTCCGGCGAGATCAAGCATTTGTATCGCAGTCTGGCCTTTCTCCATTGCCGCATGTACACGGAGAACGGTGGAATATTTGTGTGCAAGACTAGGCATTTGCAGTTGGCTGGAGGCAGCAAGACTACCGTTAGTAATGCCGGCATTGTGGGCGGCCTAGGATTTATGTCGCCGCGCATTCAATCGCCCATGCATCCATCCGGTGGTCGTGGAGCTCGTGGTGGCGCCCGTGGTGGACGAGGTGGTTTCCGAGTGACCCGTGACCGTGAGATCTTGGGTAAAACCATTAAGATTAGTGGAGGACCTTATAAGGGCGCCGTGGGAATTGTGAAGGATGCCACCGAGAGCACGGCTCGTGTGGAACTGCATACCTCATGCCAGACGATTTCGGTAGACCGGAATCACATTGCCATTGTGGGAGTTACCGGTAAAGAGGGCAGTGTCTCCACATATGGACGCACCCCAGCTCGCACTCCCGGCTACGGTGCCCAGACTCCCAGTTATACCGCTGCCGGATCGAAAACTCCGTTGGTGGGAAGCCAGACGCCCAACTGGGATACGGATACTCGTACTCCTTATGGTACAATGACACCATCGCACGATGGCAGCATGACACCACGTCATGGCGCTTGGGATCCCACGGCAAACACAACGCCGGCCAGGAACAACGATTTCGATTACTCCCTTGAGGAGCCCAGTCCCAGCCCTGGATACAATCCAAGTAAGTACTTTGGTTGCGCATTGTTCTTGACATATTGTAACTCCATCGAATCTTAAAGGTACCCCTGGCTATCAAATGACTTCCCAGTTTGCCCCGCAAACTCCTGGCACTCTGTATGGATCGGACAGAAGCTACAGTCCATTCAATCCCAGCCCCAGTCCTGCTCCGTCGCCGTATCCCGTTGGTTACATGAACACTCCGTCGCCATCGACTTATTCACCGAATACTCCTGGTGGCATACCGCAGTCGCCGTACAATCCGCAGACCCCTGGAGCCAGTCTGGACTCGTCGATGGGCGACTGGTGTACCACAGACATTGAAGTTCGGATTCACACGCACGACGACACCGATCTCGTTGGGCAAACGGGCATCATTCGCACCGTTTCGAACGGCGTCTGCTCCGTATTCCTGCGCCAGGAGGATCGCAGTGTGTCCATCGTTAGTGAGCACTTGGCGCCAGTGCTACCATGCAATGGCGACGAATTCAAGATCATCTACGGCGATGACCGCGAGTCCGTGGGCAGAGTGCTGTCCAAGGATGGCGATGTGTTCGTCTGCAGGATTAAC
The sequence above is drawn from the Drosophila melanogaster chromosome 2R genome and encodes:
- the Spt5 gene encoding Spt5; protein product: MSDSEVSNMSDSGSEDGSISNKSQRSARSKSRSRSRSGSRGSRSVSRSRSRSQSGHSRSGSESPQRRDNRGKSDESGEEEEEPPGEDIDSEEYDEEENDDHPRKKKKKERFGGFIIDEAEVDDEVDEDDEWEEGANEIGIVGNEIDELGPTARDIEIRRRGTNLWDTQKEDEIEEYLRKKYADESIAKRHFGDGGEEMSDEITQQTLLPGIKDPNLWMVKCRIGEEKATALLLMRKYLTYLNTDDPLQIKSIIAPEGVKGYIYLEAYKQTHVKTCIDNVGNLRMGKWKQEMVPIKEMTDVLKVVKEQVGLKVKQWVRLKRGLYKDDIAQVDYVDLAQNQVHLKLLPRIDYTRMRGALRTTATESDDSKRKKKRRPAAKPFDPEAVRAIGGEVHSDGDFLLFEGNRYSRKGFLYKNFTMSAILSDGVKPTLAELERFEESPEEVNLEIMGTVKDDPTMAHSFSMGDNVEVCVGDLENLQAKIVAIDGTMITVMPKHQDLKDPLIFKASELRKYFKTGDHARVLAGRYEGETGLIIRVEPTRVVLVSDLTNHELEVLPRDLQLCSDVATGVDCLGQFQWGDMVQLDSQNVGVIVRLERENFHVLGMNGKCIECKPTALHKRKENRHTVALDADQNQIRRRDVVKVMEGPHAGRSGEIKHLYRSLAFLHCRMYTENGGIFVCKTRHLQLAGGSKTTVSNAGIVGGLGFMSPRIQSPMHPSGGRGARGGARGGRGGFRVTRDREILGKTIKISGGPYKGAVGIVKDATESTARVELHTSCQTISVDRNHIAIVGVTGKEGSVSTYGRTPARTPGYGAQTPSYTAAGSKTPLVGSQTPNWDTDTRTPYGTMTPSHDGSMTPRHGAWDPTANTTPARNNDFDYSLEEPSPSPGYNPSTPGYQMTSQFAPQTPGTLYGSDRSYSPFNPSPSPAPSPYPVGYMNTPSPSTYSPNTPGGIPQSPYNPQTPGASLDSSMGDWCTTDIEVRIHTHDDTDLVGQTGIIRTVSNGVCSVFLRQEDRSVSIVSEHLAPVLPCNGDEFKIIYGDDRESVGRVLSKDGDVFVCRINEEIKLLPINFLCKMKSID